In the Telopea speciosissima isolate NSW1024214 ecotype Mountain lineage chromosome 6, Tspe_v1, whole genome shotgun sequence genome, CCATCCCAATTCCCATACATTGTTTGATGGAGGAGAAATCAGAATCATTTCCCAGAACTGGCGGTTGTAGAAGCAGCATAAAAATGAGTTGTAGTCCATGGGCTTTCCTCCTTTGCAACCATGCTTTTAAAGGCTTGAAAGAGAAGTCTAGGGCAACTTCAATGAGCCAAGACCCAACTTCAACAGATGCAGGATTAAGGAGAAAGGAGCTGTGAGCTCAAGAGCTGGCAGTAACCCAGTTTGAACTGTTCCTTGTTGATTTGAGCTTCAAACAGCCAAATCTTCATATGAATACCTATCTTGGTGCTTCCATAGTCTTCATCAAGGCATATGACATGATCCCTTCAATGTTTTCActatagttatcaaggcgggaaggcgaccatggcgttttagagggtaaaaaatcaaggtgacaccgcCATGGTGGcaaggtgcccgcctaggcgCCGAAGGCgtccaaggagcctggacgccatggcgtcgccttgataactatggtttaCACATAGCAGCCCtttccttggaacccctttgtaaccttGGGTTCAGAGGAGGCTGAGAGTTTGTAGGACAACTCTCAAACCAGAACTGGcgagtgctctgataccaagttggaaatgGTGTAAGGATCGAatcaagagaggagaggagaaggtaggaggtgagaagagaagaaggtaggaggtgagaagagaagaagatgtgTAACCGAATATTGGGGAGAGAAGattcctctcccctatttgGTTTACTAACATGAAGtgagaattacatacacctccctagggaggtaaaaggtaaaaaagtaaaattacaacatAAGAAAATAAGATACTAAACTAgtgcccaaactacccttattacataaactctaacaaaaCAAAGTAATTGTTAGGCCTATGAACCACTTTCTAAACTGCTTGCACTATTCTTAAAAATTTAATTGTAAAATTCTGTAAATTGGTATTGGCCATAAGTGGCAACAGCCAGTTTTTTGCACTGTTCATTTATCCACTCCTGTTGTCTCTTAATAAGGTTTTTTGCACTTATTAAGAGGAGCTGGTATCCATAAACTGGTAGAGAGCTTTCTGTCTAGGTAATCTTTATCTGTATTTTGAAGTTCATCATTTCGCTTCTATTGCTGgggaaaaaattataataataaattttactACCGTCCAGTTTGGATGTGTGTGTTGCTTGGTAGGTAATAAAAGATCAAAAtgagtttttcctttttctgctTTTCCCatcagattttttatttcttattcatAACACTATAGTCCAGTTTGGACTTTGGACATGTGTTGTTTGGCATGCAATATATAGTgtcattttattttgtatttgtgTCCATTACTTGTTAAAGGGAAACAATAAAGGTAATTTTGTAGTTTGCTTCCTCGATCAATTTCCAATTCCATATGTATACCTACACTCGCCACCTACAAATATCTAGAGCATATGGAATCTGTCTGTTTTCAGATCACTGAAGAATGGCCAGGTTTACCCAAAGGTGTGAAATTTGATCCGTCAGATCAAGAGATAATTTGGCATCTACTCGCAAAAGTTGGTGAGGGGGATGCGAAACTCCATCCTTTTATTGATGAGTTCATTCTAACCGTGGATAAAGATGAAGGAATCTGTTATAGCCATCCTCAGAATCTACCAGGTCAGTGGTCAAGTGTCAAGGTACACCGTTTATTCTTTGAGCCTTATATCTTctaataaattttgcaaaaatcacTTTTAGGTGTTAAGCAGGATGGAAGTATGTCTCATTTCTTTCATAGAGCAATCAAAGCTTACAACACTGGATCACGAAAGCGCCGGAAAATACTCGGTGATGATCTTGGTGATGTCCGTTGGCATAAAACTGGCAAGACCAAACCTGTATTCTTAGAAGGGATACACAGAGGGTGCAAGAAGATTATGGTTCTCTATATGAACATGGCAAAGGGTGGGAAACCTGAGAAGACTAATTGGGTTATGCACCAGTATCACCTTGGCACAGGAGAGGATGAGAAGGATGGAGAATTTGTcatttctaaaattttttatcAGCAACAAGGAAAACAGAGTGATACGATCGAACAAGACCCGCCTTCTAATGTTCCTGAAGCTGCAATTACAAAAGTAGATCCACTCACACCGAAATCTGTGACTCCTGAACCTCGTCGTACTGACAGGCGGCATTCTGATCTTAATGTTGGACAACCACCTTCAAAACCCTCTGTCCTGGTAAAGAAAAAGATTCATCTAGCACCCCTCAAaacatatttttattattgttttgttGGCAAGAGGTTTCAAATTTAAACAATTAACATTGTAATATACAGCAACTAATTGGAAGATTTCTCATGTATACTATTTTATTCATTGATCTTCTATTTCAGCATCCTGAGAATCGAGATGTTGAAGATGGGGTTCAACCTACAATGGGAAATCTTAATGGAGAAGATCGCCTTGAAATGGAAGATCATGATACCCAACAATTTAATCTTGACCTTCCACAAGAATTTACTTGCATGAAACCTTCCCTGGTATAGATTTTGAGTCACTAAAAGCTTTAAGATTAAATTGAttgatctccccccccccccccctccccttttgtTGTGTTTTTACCCCATTTTCTTACCTTTCTGTGGTGGGTTGCCAGTGCCTGCTctaatattattttttctctgTACTTTTACTTCAGCATCGTGAGACAACATATGTAGAAGATGGGGTGGAAGTTGCATGGGAAAAGCTTGATGATCAAGATCACCATGAAGTTGTAAATCAAAATGACCACACGGTGGATGATTATGATCACAATGAGGAAGATCCAAAATGGTGGGAAGGAGAATCGCAGTTTATTTTAGATTCTCAGCAGCTTGTGGAAGGGTTGTCTTTATGTGATGATCTCCTTCAGAGTCAGTCCTCAAATCCTGATGTAGATGGTGAAGAAAGAAAGCCCAAACCCCGTCTTTCTGATTATGCCCGCTTAGGTCCTGAGGATCTAAAAAAGGATTTAGAAGAGTGCCAAAATTTGGCACTTCTTGATCATGGTGATATTGATCTTGATACACCCTCAGATTTCAGACTGAGCCAACTTGTACGTTTCTGATGCTTTCCAcctcattttctctctttttaatgTTTGAAGTTCTCAATTATACTTTCTGTTGACATTCGCTTGTAATGGATCTCCCAAATGCTTTTGCAggagtttggatcacaagataGCCTTTTTGCTTGGGCCGGGACCAAGTCATGTGATTGAATGAAGTATGTGCGTTCTTCGGTAAGATGGTCCCAATTTTTGGTAGCTCTATCAGCTGCTACAACTGATTTGTTTTGGTACATATGCAATGACAGGTTTGGAGGAAGTATagggtttctattttctttgatCACACTAAGAtcatatttagttttttttgtaGCTCTATCTGCTGCTGCAACTGTttcattttgttatatataCAGAGAGCTTTTACTATAATTCCCTTGTAAGTATGCACAATGAACTTATGCTGACATTGAAATCTATGTGTTTGAGATAGACTAATTCAACTGTTCAGTAACTCTGGAGATCTTTCATAATGGTAGTTTTTCCATTGACATGCGCATGCGTTGCCCCTGCGCGTAGCTAATGTGTAAAAAATGAATGCATATAATATGATTTAAGCTGTTATATGTCTAACCTAGGTTTAGGACTGGGGAAAACTCACATTAATTAGCTTAAGTTTTGGTTTGGCTGAGCGATGGCCTGGTCTGTTCTGGTCCATGCATAACCCTTCTTTGATCCATGACATAGTTGACTCTCTTTTGGCTTGTTTCTCTCTATATTAAGCAATATCGAAATTAACAAAAGATAAAGAGAAAAAAGCTATGCACTCGCACTTTGCTGCTCTCTTATGTACGAAACTGTTTCAtcgcacctcattggtgcactctTTTATGCTGCTTTTtaagagaaccctctcccatttaaTTATTGTAGAGCATGAGAGCAAAGAACGAATTCAATATAAGCCAAAATTCTTTCTTTACTGGTATGTGTTCAACAGGTAAAAGAcatctaaaaaagaaaggttaAGAATCCATTTATATCTAAAAAGAAATCTAAGATCCGGAGATCGTCTTcctatataaataaagg is a window encoding:
- the LOC122665211 gene encoding SUPPRESSOR OF GAMMA RESPONSE 1, whose translation is MSGRSWLVDGNRFATKIKSASETCDPGKVKWKSNPTKACPECNHIIDNSDITEEWPGLPKGVKFDPSDQEIIWHLLAKVGEGDAKLHPFIDEFILTVDKDEGICYSHPQNLPGVKQDGSMSHFFHRAIKAYNTGSRKRRKILGDDLGDVRWHKTGKTKPVFLEGIHRGCKKIMVLYMNMAKGGKPEKTNWVMHQYHLGTGEDEKDGEFVISKIFYQQQGKQSDTIEQDPPSNVPEAAITKVDPLTPKSVTPEPRRTDRRHSDLNVGQPPSKPSVLHPENRDVEDGVQPTMGNLNGEDRLEMEDHDTQQFNLDLPQEFTCMKPSLHRETTYVEDGVEVAWEKLDDQDHHEVVNQNDHTVDDYDHNEEDPKWWEGESQFILDSQQLVEGLSLCDDLLQSQSSNPDVDGEERKPKPRLSDYARLGPEDLKKDLEECQNLALLDHGDIDLDTPSDFRLSQLEFGSQDSLFAWAGTKSCD